In Leptolyngbya sp. NIES-2104, the genomic window GCGGGAATTGGGCGTAGTCGAAGGAGTGGCGGCAGTTGATGTCTCTGGAGGAGTCGAAGAAGAAGTTCGGGTGATTGTGGATCTCGATCGACTTCAAGCCTTGGGAGTGGGATTAAATAGCGTTCTACAAGAATTAGAAGAAACGAACCAGGATATTTCTGGAGGACGGATTCTAGGCAGAAATTCTGAGCCGTTGACGAGAACGATCGGGCGGTTCAAGGATGCCGCGGAAATTCAGAATTTATCGTTTCCAGTTGCGGCTACACCGACTTCAACGCAATCAACAAGCGGAACGACAACCGAATCGACAACGCCTGCTCCCCAAGAACGAGTTTACCTTCGTGATTTTGCTGAAGTTTCTGATGGAACGCAGAAGCAGCGAGTTTTTGTAAATTTGAACGGTCAGCCTGCGGTAAAAGTCAGTATTCAGAAACAACCGGACGCAAACACGATTCAAGTCGTCGAAGGTGTAAAACGCCGGATCGAGGAACTGCGTGGATCGGGTGTCATTCCTCAAGACATGCAGCTTCTTCCAACGCTGGATGAATCAACATTTATTCAAGCGTCTCTCAATAGTGTGACCGAATCTGCATTGTCAGGAGCAGCGCTCGCAGCATTGTCAGTCTTATTGTTTTTGGGATCGCTCAGACAGACCTTTATCATTACGCTCACGATTCCACTTTGTACACTAGTCGCAATCACGGCGATGAAAGTTAGCGGTTTCTCGCTCAACATCTTTAGCTTGGCAGGCTTAGCGATTAGTATCGGTCAGGCGGTCGATACGTCTGTCGTGATTCTCGAAAATATTGATAAAAAAGCTGTGGGGCAAGGGGGTGCAGCAGGGTTAGCCGCACAAGGCAAGGGAGCCGCGATCGATCTAGTCGAAGACAGTAGCCAAGAAGTTGAATCCTCACTCGTTGCAGCGACTGGAGCAAACTTAGTTTCAGTCTTGCCGTTTATTTTAATCGGCGGCTTTATCTCGCTGTTGTTTAACGAATTGATTCTAACGATTTGTTTTGCGGTTGCGGCTTCGTTGGTGGTTGCGGTCACTGTCGTACCGATGCTGGCATCCCGATTGTTATCGATTCGCTGGTCGAGTCGAATTAATCGCTTTTGGTTATTTCGGCAGTTTGATCAGCGATTAGCAGGCGGAACTCGTCGCTATGCGGGACTCCTCGCTAAAATTACTCGCAGACCGATTTTAGCGATCGTGCTCACGGTCATTCTTCTGGGTGGTAGCGGTTTCTGGATGGTCGGTCGAATTCCTCAAGAAATTCTGCCGCGAATTAGTACCGGACAAGCGAATTTGTTTGCTCAATTTCCGCCGGGAACTCCGCTTGCAACTAGTCAGCGCGTGATGCAAGAAGTAGATAAAATTATCCAAGCTCAACCGGAAACCGAATATGCGTTTACAACGGTCGGGGGCTTCTTGTTCGGCAGTAATACGAGTGAAAACCCGCTGCGGGCTTCGAGCAATATTACCTTAAAGCCAAAAACCGATGTCGAAGCGTACGTCGAGAAAATCAATCGAGAATTTCAGCGGTTGAACTTAGTCGATGTCACATTGCGGCTCAGTCCCGGACAAGTTCGAGGCTTAATTCTGAATAACTCTCCAGTTCGGGGTGCAGAGATCGATGTGATCTTGCAGGGTCAAAACACCGATGAACTCGAAGCCGCAGGGCGACAAATGTTAGGAGCGTTGTCACAAGCAACTTTGGCGCGATATCGACCGGATGCGGATCAACGTCAGCCCGAAATCCAGATCGAACGCGATCGAGAACGTGCCGATGCTCTCGGATTGAATACACTTGCGGTTGGAGAAACGATTCAAACCGCGATCGAAGGAACGATTCCAACTCAAATTCAGCGCGGAAATCGTTTAGTCGATGTCCGAGTCGAACTCAACGAAGACGCGATTCAAAATGCTTCTCAAGTCGAACGGATTCCACTGTTTACGAGTGACAATCAAATCGTGCGATTGAGTGATGTTGCAACCATTCGCACCGGACAAGCACCTGGACAGATTCAGCGCATTAATCAGCGGCAAGTGTTTCAGATTGCTGGCACGTTGAATCAAGGGGCGAGTTTGGGAGCGGCTTTAGAAGAAGTCGATCGCATTTTCCAAAATACTCAATTACCACAAGGCATTTCTCGCTTACCAAGTAGTGCCGCAGAAAGTAACCAACAACTGCAACAAGCCTTACCGCTCTTGGGTGGCTTGGCGGCATTCCTGGTCTTTGTCGTGATGGCGGTTCAGTACAATTCGCTGATTGATCCGCTGGTGATTATGTTTACGATTCCGCTGGCGTTGTCGGGCGGCATTATTGGATTGTTTGCGACTCAAACGGCGATCGGGGCAACGGTGGTCGTCGGAGCCGTTCTACTGGTTGGGATTGTGGTGAACAATGCGATCATCATGGTGGAAACGGCGAACGAGATTTATGAGGCTGAAGGGATTGATCGTCGATCAGCAATGCTCAGAGCCGCGCCAGAACGATTACGCCCGATTTTGATGACGACTGTGACAACGGTTCTCGGTATTTTTCCACTCGCTTTAGGATTAGGCGAAGGCGGCGAATTTCTCCAACCTTTGGGAATTGTGGTGTTTTCTGGATTGTCGTTAGCAACTTTGCTGACGCTGTTTATTATTCCGTGTTTCTATGTGCTGCTGCATCATTGGCTCGATGGTGGGAAAGCGCAAAAAATACGATCGACGCGATCGATTCCAAAGGTGGAGGAACCGATTTCGTCGATCTCGAAGACATCACAGGATGGGGCTTTATAGGGTGTTCTAGAACCTCTCGCTCCGATTCAGTCCCGCCCCGGAATGGAATTCGGGGCTAATCGAACAAAGTCTACTAAAGGGGACTGAAGAAACTAGATTGAACGTCTTGAGTCCTTTTCAAAGGACTTCGCACCGTTAGCCCCGAATTCTATTCCGGGGCGAGCGAACAACGCAGCGAGAAGGTTCTAAAACACGCTAGTTTGCCGTCTGAGACGCAACCGCTTGTTTATTTTCGTTCTGCAACGAGGCATACAAACGATTCAACGCATTCACATACGCTTGCGCTGATGCCACGATAATGTCCGTGTTCGCAGAATGTCCAGAGTAAATCCGATCGCCATATTTCAACCGAATCGTCACTTCCCCGATCGCATCAATTCCCGCTGTCACCGATTGCACCGAGAATTCGATCAGTTGATTTGGCACATTCACTACGCGGTTAATCGCTTTGTAAACGGCATCGACTGGACCCGTTCCCGTTGCTGCGTCGGTTAACTCTTCGCCATCAGGATTGAGCAATCGAACGGTTGCAGTCGGACACGTGGAACTTCCACAAGAGACTTGCACCAGGTCTAAGCGGAAAAGTTCGGGGACTTGTTGAACTTCATCATTGACAATCGACTCTAAATCGCGATCGGTGACTTCTTTCTTTTTGTCCGCCAGTTCTTTGAATCGAACAAAAGCTTTGTTGATTTCTTGGTCGGTCAATTCAAAGCCCAGTTCATTCAACCGAGAGCGGAACGCATTTCGTCCGGAGTGTTTACCCAGAACTAATAACGTATCGGTCAGCCCGATCGTTTTCGCATCCATGATTTCGTAGGTTTGCCGATTCTTCAGCATTCCGTCTTGGTGAATTCCGGATTCATGGGCGAAAGCGTTTGCGCCCACGATCGCTTTATTCGGCTGTACGAGCATTCCAGTCAGGTTCGACACCATGCGCGAGGTTTTGTAAATCTCTTGGGTGTTGATGTTCGTGAGCGGTGTTTCCGATTCGACCGAACGATCCAGATAGGGATTGAAATACGATCGACGAACGTGCAGCGCCATCACCAATTCTTCGAGCGAGGCATTTCCAGCCCGTTCGCCAATTCCATTGATCGTACATTCAAGCTGACGCGCTCCATTTTTGACCGCTTCGAGGAAGCAAGCGACGGCTAACCCCAAATCGTTGTGACCGTGAACGGAAATAATCGCTTGATCGACATTTGGCACATTTTCCTTGATGCCGCGAATCATGGCACCGAATTCGCTCGGAGTCATGTAGCCAACCGTGTCCGGAATATTGATCGTTTTGGCTCCAGCCGCGATCGCAGCTTCTAACACCTGATACAGATATTCAGGGTCAGACCGCGCCGCATCCATCGGCGAAAATTCCACATCATCGACGAATGATTTCGCATAAGCGACCATTTCTTGCGCGATCGCCAACACTTCCGCACGAGTTTTTTTCAACTGATATTCCAAATGAATATCTGAAGTGGAAATAAACGTGTGAATTCTCGGTTTAGCCGCGGGTTTGAGCGCTTCAGCAGCAGCTTTGATATCCGCTGGAATTGCCCGCGCCAAACTGCAAATGGTGGGACCATCCGGAGTGCCAACCGCCTGAGCAATTTTCTGAACTGCCTCAAAATCTCCAGGACTCGCAAACGCAAAACCCGCTTCAATAATGTCCACACCGAGTCGAGCAAGCTGACGCGCGATCGTAAGTTTTTCATCCACATGAAGGGTTGCGCCGGGGCACTGTTCGCCATCGCGCAGAGTGGTATCGAAAATCAGAATGCGATCGAAATGAGATGCGTTCATAGCTCGACTGTGTGTAGTTGTAGTGTACTGTCGTTACGAATCGGTTCGCGCCGTTTATCGAATCGAGCGCGAAACTGTAGTGATTGTAACGCTTATTGTAGTACGCTGCTTTGTCGAGTCAGCACATCTTGACCTTTCAGTAATCGGCTTTCTCGATATGAGGACGAATGTCGTTCAAATCAATATAGCGATCGGTCACATTCCGCAATTCACGTGCGATCATGCCTTCGGTTGAAACTACAGTGATGTGAGTGTTTTTCGATCGCAATTGTTCGATCGCTCGTTCAAAATCACCGTCACCGCTAAAGAGAATTACGCGATCGTATTGCTCTACGGTGTTGAACATATCGACGACAATTTCGATATCGAGATTGGCTTTTTGAGAATAACGACCGGAAGTATCGTCGTAGTACTCTTTCAAAATCTTGGTTCTTACTGTGTATCCAAGGCTGATCAAAGCATCACGAAAGCCGCGTTGGTCTTGGGGATCTTTCAATCCGGTATACCAATAAGCATTGATCAATTCGACACTTTTTTCAGTAGTAAAATGTTCTAAGACGCGCTTGGGATCAAAAAACCAGCCATTTTTCTGCTGTGCATAGAACATATTGTTTCCGTCTACAAAAATAGAAAGACGGTTCATCGAGTAATGCATAGAAGCTAAAGACCTAAAATTTGTAGAAGCAAAAATGTGAATAATTAATTCTAGCAACGGAAAACTGAGAGCGGGCTAGAAATTGATGGAATTTCGAGCAGTTTTACGATAAAATCTGCCGCTCCATCAATTGTCTACGCTTCTTCAGCGGCTCTCATCGTCAATCCCCACACAAATCCACTCTGTTTCATCTGGAGAAAAAACCAGAGTGCTGGATTTGAGCGAGTTTGACGATCGCTGCCAAATTGTCGAGGTTTTCCTAACATTTTGAATTGGATTTATACCACAGCAAGATATAGCGCTTTACAT contains:
- a CDS encoding efflux RND transporter permease subunit, which codes for MTMQSSQSRGFSISSIAIRRHIGTLMVTLTAIVIGLYFLSSLQVDLLPSITYPRIGVRVNSPGISPDVAVDEVTRPLEEALSATEGVVQVYSQTREGQVSVDLFFQPGGNIDQALNDATAAFNRARGNLPDTIEEPTLFKVDPSQLPVYEFAVTSPSSELVDLRVFADEELARELGVVEGVAAVDVSGGVEEEVRVIVDLDRLQALGVGLNSVLQELEETNQDISGGRILGRNSEPLTRTIGRFKDAAEIQNLSFPVAATPTSTQSTSGTTTESTTPAPQERVYLRDFAEVSDGTQKQRVFVNLNGQPAVKVSIQKQPDANTIQVVEGVKRRIEELRGSGVIPQDMQLLPTLDESTFIQASLNSVTESALSGAALAALSVLLFLGSLRQTFIITLTIPLCTLVAITAMKVSGFSLNIFSLAGLAISIGQAVDTSVVILENIDKKAVGQGGAAGLAAQGKGAAIDLVEDSSQEVESSLVAATGANLVSVLPFILIGGFISLLFNELILTICFAVAASLVVAVTVVPMLASRLLSIRWSSRINRFWLFRQFDQRLAGGTRRYAGLLAKITRRPILAIVLTVILLGGSGFWMVGRIPQEILPRISTGQANLFAQFPPGTPLATSQRVMQEVDKIIQAQPETEYAFTTVGGFLFGSNTSENPLRASSNITLKPKTDVEAYVEKINREFQRLNLVDVTLRLSPGQVRGLILNNSPVRGAEIDVILQGQNTDELEAAGRQMLGALSQATLARYRPDADQRQPEIQIERDRERADALGLNTLAVGETIQTAIEGTIPTQIQRGNRLVDVRVELNEDAIQNASQVERIPLFTSDNQIVRLSDVATIRTGQAPGQIQRINQRQVFQIAGTLNQGASLGAALEEVDRIFQNTQLPQGISRLPSSAAESNQQLQQALPLLGGLAAFLVFVVMAVQYNSLIDPLVIMFTIPLALSGGIIGLFATQTAIGATVVVGAVLLVGIVVNNAIIMVETANEIYEAEGIDRRSAMLRAAPERLRPILMTTVTTVLGIFPLALGLGEGGEFLQPLGIVVFSGLSLATLLTLFIIPCFYVLLHHWLDGGKAQKIRSTRSIPKVEEPISSISKTSQDGAL
- a CDS encoding 2-isopropylmalate synthase, whose product is MNASHFDRILIFDTTLRDGEQCPGATLHVDEKLTIARQLARLGVDIIEAGFAFASPGDFEAVQKIAQAVGTPDGPTICSLARAIPADIKAAAEALKPAAKPRIHTFISTSDIHLEYQLKKTRAEVLAIAQEMVAYAKSFVDDVEFSPMDAARSDPEYLYQVLEAAIAAGAKTINIPDTVGYMTPSEFGAMIRGIKENVPNVDQAIISVHGHNDLGLAVACFLEAVKNGARQLECTINGIGERAGNASLEELVMALHVRRSYFNPYLDRSVESETPLTNINTQEIYKTSRMVSNLTGMLVQPNKAIVGANAFAHESGIHQDGMLKNRQTYEIMDAKTIGLTDTLLVLGKHSGRNAFRSRLNELGFELTDQEINKAFVRFKELADKKKEVTDRDLESIVNDEVQQVPELFRLDLVQVSCGSSTCPTATVRLLNPDGEELTDAATGTGPVDAVYKAINRVVNVPNQLIEFSVQSVTAGIDAIGEVTIRLKYGDRIYSGHSANTDIIVASAQAYVNALNRLYASLQNENKQAVASQTAN
- a CDS encoding NYN domain-containing protein, which gives rise to MNRLSIFVDGNNMFYAQQKNGWFFDPKRVLEHFTTEKSVELINAYWYTGLKDPQDQRGFRDALISLGYTVRTKILKEYYDDTSGRYSQKANLDIEIVVDMFNTVEQYDRVILFSGDGDFERAIEQLRSKNTHITVVSTEGMIARELRNVTDRYIDLNDIRPHIEKADY